The following nucleotide sequence is from Nautilia sp. PV-1.
TTTGGTATATGAATTATGAAAATGATATTGAAGCTGATTTTAGCGACAGTGCTTACGCTTCGTCTCTTTCTGTTTTGGCACAGGACTTTTTAAGGCTTGCTATTTTGAATTATGATTATAATTTATGGAAGGAGGGTACGGAGATAATAAAAACGGGAGGTTATTATATAAACAGATATCCTCTTTATTATCCTTCAATAACCAAAGCCTATTTGATGAAACATTACGGAGTGTATGTTTTAAGTGTTGAAAAACCGGAATGTATTTATACGGGGTATCCTTATCTGGAGTTAAAACAAGGGGAAAGCTACGAACTCTGTACGATTGAAAAATGCTTAATAAAAAGCGGTAATCTGGAAAAAATAAAAGAGATTCTCAAACACAGATAATCTCTTTTTAAATTTTCTTTAAATAATCAAAAATCAAAATGTTTATTTATTTAATATCATATCATAGATATGTGTATTTTAGAGCCAGACACTTATATGTTTAAGAAAAACAGAGAAGGGAATTACAGTGTAATTGTATATTCCCAGATTCCGTGTTTATTACATCCTTCTCTGGCTGTAAGTTTTTTAACACCGTCAAGTTTTACTTTATATGCCGCATATCCCATAGCTTTGCCCGGTTCGAAAAGTGTTCTTGCAACGAGTTTCCCGTCTGCGTCAAGTTCGATAAAATCAATCCAGTGGCTCTCGCTGCTTGGATGTATTATACCTTCCTGGCCTATTGTAATTTCTACTAAGGTATATCCGTTAGCATCTTTTTTGCCTATTTTTATTTCAGGTGTGTGTTTTAGTTCGCCTTTTGTAGGGT
It contains:
- a CDS encoding desulfoferrodoxin family protein; the encoded protein is MKRREALKIGALGLMAAAVTPAMASKDEYEESPYKKYREKIYNRNRYEKDSKNPTKGELKHTPEIKIGKKDANGYTLVEITIGQEGIIHPSSESHWIDFIELDADGKLVARTLFEPGKAMGYAAYKVKLDGVKKLTAREGCNKHGIWEYTITL